From the Balearica regulorum gibbericeps isolate bBalReg1 chromosome 4, bBalReg1.pri, whole genome shotgun sequence genome, one window contains:
- the PARM1 gene encoding prostate androgen-regulated mucin-like protein 1, whose amino-acid sequence MGCCCCCRLLALLLLPLLLLLPAGLGDDSAASPLAPASPPFPGEGTPAGPSSRDADVPTPAPGQPSLPVSVGPVGDGTSSRPAEEGGHNATPAAVLSPAPASVTAATVTIAESPSVASKPSSVLPTLETASGLRTANTASLARGTMDLGTAPRPTGIPASPSSSSLPTSDRYSSPGTVLSPTPVLKSPGITQPPAPTKDVSSLGTLAMASSLAVEPTSPPVTVMSPTAAVATDTGKTTLSTGVTMEEVPRALSAGSIVAITVTVIVVVVLVFGAAAYLKIRHSSYGRLLDDHDYGSWGNYNNPLYDDS is encoded by the exons GGCTGGGCGATGACTCCGCAGCATCGCCACTCgcccctgccagccctccctTCCCCGGGGAGGGGACCCCAGCGGGGCCGAGCTCCAGGGATGCAGATGTCCCCACACCGGCTCCTGGCCAGCCCTCGCTGCCCGTGTCCGTGGGACCTGTGGGAGACGGGACATCCTCCAGGCCGGCAGAGGAGGGTGGCCACAACGCCACCCCTGCGGCGGTACtgtcccctgctcctgcctccgTCACCGCGGCCACCGTCACCATAGCAGAGAGCCCATCCGTAGCCTCCAAGCCCAGCTCGGTGCTACCAACCTTGGAGACAGCCTCAGGTCTTCGGACAGCAAATACTGCCAGCTTGGCAAGAGGCACGATGGATTTGGGGACAGCTCCCCGCCCCACGGGTATACCTGCatcaccatcctcctcctccctccccaccagcgACCGGTATTCATCCCCCGGGACGGTCTTGTCCCCCACGCCCGTCCTCAAGAGCCCTGGCATCACCCAGCCACCGGCACCGACCAAGGACGTCTCTTCCCTGGGGACGCTCGCCATGGCATCAAGCCTGGCCGTGGAGCCGACGTCCCCCCCAGTGACTGTGATGAGCCCCACCGCGGCCGTAGCCACGGACACCGGCAAAACCACCCTCTCCACCGGAGTCACCATGGAAGAGGTGCCGCGCGCCTTGAGCGCAG GGAGCATCGTGGCCATAACCGTGACGGTCATcgtggtggtggtgctggtttTCGGCGCAGCGGCGTACCTCAAGATCAG GCACTCCTCCTACGGCAGGCTGTTGGATGACCATGACTACGGCTCCTGGGGCAACTACAACAACCCTCTCTATGATGACTCCTAG